In Polaribacter sp. Hel_I_88, the following proteins share a genomic window:
- a CDS encoding type II toxin-antitoxin system HigA family antitoxin, whose protein sequence is MIKTEKEYNTIVERVETLLQDPNNIENQDAKGYIELNILSDLVSDFEEQYYPIQKPSLVDVIKLRMAEMNLNQKKLSELLEVSTSRVSEYLNGKSEPTLKVAKQISIKLGIDASIVLGV, encoded by the coding sequence ATGATTAAAACAGAAAAAGAATACAATACAATTGTAGAACGTGTGGAAACACTTTTACAAGACCCAAATAATATTGAAAATCAAGATGCAAAAGGCTATATTGAATTAAATATTTTGTCAGACTTGGTGTCAGATTTTGAAGAACAATACTACCCTATTCAAAAACCTTCTTTAGTTGATGTTATAAAACTACGAATGGCAGAAATGAACTTAAATCAAAAAAAATTATCTGAACTTTTAGAAGTAAGCACTTCCAGAGTTAGCGAATATTTAAATGGTAAAAGTGAACCAACCTTAAAAGTAGCTAAACAAATTAGTATCAAACTAGGTATTGATGCTTCTATTGTTTTGGGAGTTTAA
- a CDS encoding type ISP restriction/modification enzyme, with the protein MVYFCALHPIRYENSVYLTSVVQQTQLLESILPDIRATNEPKRQSCGAPDYILTKKEIPVGFIEAKDIGDKDLLGKKKTGNKEQFDRYKASLTNLIFTDYIDFHIYQDGEFITKIAIGEITEKGIQPLAENFDTFTNLIKDFATHISQNIKSSKKLAEMMAGKARLLSDVIEKALNSDVVNQENSTLKEQMLAFKDILIHDITPKGFADVYAQTIAYGMFAARLHDPTLNTFSRQEAAELIPKSNPFLRKLFGYIAGPDIDDRIKWIVENLSEIFLACNVEEILKNYGKATKMEDPIIHFYETFLAEYDPKLRKARGVWYTPAPIVNFIVRAVDDVLKTDFNLSQGLADTSKTTVKVKTDIADNRFKSGYTEVDKEVHKVQILDPATGTGTFLAEVIKHVHKKFKGQSGIWSSYAANDLLPRLNGFELLMASYAMAHLQIDLLLKETGYLPTFGDVGAGRTKIYLTNSLEEYHKDTGTLFANWLSSEANEANHIKRDTPVMCIIGNPPYSGESANKGDWIMGLMDDYKKEPGGKEKLKEQNSKFINDDYVKFLRYGQHYIEKNEAGVLAFINPHGFLDNPTFRGMRWNLLKTYDKIYTIDLHGNAKKKETAPDGSADINVFDIEQGVSINIFVKTGKKKSNELGQVFHYDLFGKRDFKYDFLIENSLKTIDYQKLPNNAPNYFMVQKDYEVEDIYKKGFFIKDLFPLNSLGLLTKRDNLAIGFNSEELKSKIEHFLNQDITTEEVCKYYNLVIKDKDKWDANITRSNVSKDEIIGQIQRIQYRPFDFRKVFYNSYFVARQNPKVLSHLINENIGLIICRQGQAAGGNDWNVVFSSKNLTDQNIYRRGGGTVFPLYLYPEETNQISTENSSTKRTPNLNLKIVNKIAKKIGLEFVEDHELLKQVEHNKYFSPLDLLDYIYAVLHSPTYREKYKEFLKIDFPRVPFPITRGLNPLQIKERFWQLVQLGSELRQLHLLESDKVNDFITNYTGEGDNSITRKITKTDIGYEPHVSASTIENTSALKGKVWINDTQYFDNVPLIAWEFYIGGYQPAQKWLKDRKGRVLEYDDIFHYSKIIVSLTETHKIMQQIDAIEIE; encoded by the coding sequence TTGGTATATTTTTGTGCCTTGCATCCAATAAGATACGAAAATTCTGTATATTTAACAAGTGTTGTGCAACAAACACAACTCCTAGAATCCATTTTGCCAGATATTAGAGCCACAAACGAACCCAAAAGACAATCTTGTGGCGCTCCAGATTATATTTTAACCAAAAAAGAAATTCCTGTTGGGTTTATAGAAGCCAAAGATATTGGCGATAAAGATTTACTAGGCAAAAAGAAAACTGGCAATAAAGAACAGTTTGATAGATACAAAGCATCCTTAACCAATCTTATTTTTACAGATTATATCGATTTTCATATTTATCAAGATGGCGAATTTATCACCAAAATTGCCATTGGCGAAATAACCGAAAAGGGGATTCAGCCCCTTGCAGAAAACTTTGACACCTTTACCAACCTTATTAAAGATTTTGCAACACACATTAGTCAGAATATAAAAAGCTCTAAAAAACTGGCAGAAATGATGGCTGGTAAAGCTCGTTTATTGTCCGATGTTATAGAAAAAGCCTTAAATAGCGATGTTGTAAACCAAGAAAACAGCACCTTAAAAGAGCAAATGTTGGCGTTTAAAGACATTTTAATTCATGATATTACTCCCAAAGGTTTTGCAGATGTATATGCACAAACCATTGCTTATGGTATGTTTGCTGCACGTTTGCACGACCCCACTTTAAACACCTTTAGCAGACAAGAAGCAGCAGAACTTATTCCAAAATCGAACCCGTTTTTAAGAAAACTCTTTGGCTATATTGCTGGGCCAGATATCGATGATCGTATAAAATGGATTGTAGAAAACCTATCCGAAATATTTTTGGCGTGTAATGTAGAAGAAATTCTAAAAAACTACGGAAAAGCCACAAAGATGGAAGATCCCATCATTCATTTTTACGAAACGTTTTTAGCAGAATACGATCCTAAATTGCGCAAAGCAAGAGGTGTTTGGTACACACCTGCCCCAATTGTAAACTTTATTGTTAGAGCTGTAGACGATGTTTTAAAAACCGATTTTAATTTATCACAAGGTTTGGCAGATACCAGCAAAACCACTGTAAAAGTAAAAACAGATATTGCAGACAACCGTTTTAAAAGTGGCTATACAGAGGTTGATAAAGAAGTACACAAAGTACAAATCTTAGACCCTGCAACTGGTACAGGAACTTTTTTGGCAGAAGTTATAAAACACGTTCATAAAAAATTTAAAGGGCAATCTGGTATTTGGAGCAGCTATGCAGCAAACGATTTATTGCCTCGTTTAAATGGTTTCGAGTTGTTAATGGCAAGTTATGCAATGGCACATTTGCAAATAGATTTACTCTTAAAAGAAACTGGCTATCTCCCCACTTTTGGAGACGTTGGTGCTGGACGAACCAAAATTTATTTAACCAATTCTTTAGAGGAATATCATAAAGATACAGGTACACTTTTTGCCAATTGGTTAAGTTCTGAGGCAAACGAAGCCAACCATATTAAAAGAGATACACCAGTAATGTGTATTATTGGCAACCCACCTTATAGTGGAGAAAGTGCCAATAAAGGCGATTGGATTATGGGTTTAATGGACGATTATAAAAAAGAACCTGGAGGAAAAGAGAAGTTAAAAGAACAGAATTCTAAATTTATAAATGATGATTATGTAAAGTTTTTAAGATATGGGCAACATTATATCGAAAAAAACGAAGCTGGAGTTTTAGCCTTTATAAACCCTCATGGTTTTTTAGACAACCCAACTTTTAGAGGAATGCGTTGGAATTTATTAAAAACATACGATAAAATTTACACGATTGATTTACATGGAAATGCAAAAAAGAAGGAAACTGCACCTGATGGAAGTGCAGATATAAATGTTTTTGATATTGAACAGGGAGTTTCTATTAACATCTTTGTAAAAACAGGAAAAAAGAAATCAAATGAATTGGGGCAAGTTTTCCATTATGATTTGTTTGGAAAACGAGATTTTAAATATGATTTTTTAATTGAAAATTCTTTAAAAACGATTGATTATCAAAAACTACCCAATAATGCACCAAATTACTTTATGGTTCAAAAAGATTATGAAGTTGAGGATATTTATAAAAAAGGGTTTTTTATTAAAGATTTATTTCCGTTAAATTCTCTTGGGTTATTAACAAAAAGAGATAATCTAGCAATAGGATTCAATTCTGAAGAATTGAAATCAAAAATAGAGCATTTTTTAAATCAAGATATTACAACAGAAGAAGTATGTAAATATTATAATTTAGTAATAAAAGATAAAGATAAATGGGATGCAAATATTACTAGATCAAATGTTTCAAAAGATGAAATAATAGGACAAATACAACGCATCCAATACAGACCTTTTGATTTTAGAAAAGTTTTTTATAATTCTTATTTTGTAGCCAGACAAAATCCAAAAGTTTTAAGTCATTTAATAAATGAAAATATAGGTTTAATAATTTGCAGACAAGGACAAGCAGCTGGTGGTAATGATTGGAATGTTGTTTTTAGTTCTAAAAATTTAACAGATCAAAATATTTACAGAAGAGGAGGAGGTACTGTTTTCCCTCTCTATTTATATCCAGAAGAAACCAATCAAATATCCACAGAAAATTCATCAACCAAAAGAACACCAAACTTAAACCTAAAAATTGTTAATAAAATTGCTAAAAAAATTGGTTTAGAGTTTGTAGAAGACCATGAACTGCTGAAACAAGTTGAGCATAACAAGTATTTTTCACCTTTAGATTTGTTAGATTATATCTACGCAGTTTTGCACTCACCCACTTACAGAGAAAAGTACAAAGAGTTTTTAAAGATCGATTTTCCACGAGTTCCTTTTCCTATCACAAGGGGTTTAAACCCCTTGCAAATTAAAGAACGCTTTTGGCAATTGGTACAATTAGGCTCAGAACTTCGCCAATTGCATTTGCTAGAAAGTGATAAAGTAAACGATTTTATTACCAACTATACAGGTGAAGGCGATAATAGCATCACCAGGAAAATTACCAAAACCGATATTGGCTACGAACCACATGTTAGTGCTAGCACAATCGAGAACACATCAGCATTAAAAGGCAAAGTGTGGATAAATGACACCCAATATTTTGACAATGTGCCACTAATTGCTTGGGAATTTTATATTGGTGGCTATCAACCAGCACAAAAATGGTTAAAAGATAGAAAAGGCAGGGTTTTAGAATATGATGATATTTTTCATTATTCAAAAATTATTGTATCGCTCACAGAAACACACAAGATAATGCAACAAATTGATGCCATAGAAATTGAGTAA
- a CDS encoding cytochrome c3 family protein: MNKISYTYLLFISCFLIVILASSCKHKEDEYHTIIDKIEAKGKDFKGIETTSEAHFGDVKLIEITEDGKTFLIPDRKSQIASFKCTECHSEPLSKIKGKDYKKAHWNIKIAHANKNAMNCVTCHNSNNMDELHSITGEKIDFNKSYNLCSQCHTSQFEDWKGGAHGKRIGGWAPPRASMTCVSCHDPHKPSFETRLPVQFNSRVEKERNK; this comes from the coding sequence ATGAATAAAATCAGCTACACATATTTGCTATTTATCAGTTGCTTTTTAATAGTGATTTTAGCATCTTCTTGTAAACACAAAGAGGATGAATATCACACTATAATTGATAAAATTGAAGCCAAAGGAAAAGATTTTAAGGGAATTGAAACAACTTCAGAGGCTCATTTTGGCGATGTAAAATTAATCGAAATTACAGAAGATGGTAAAACCTTTTTAATTCCTGATCGCAAAAGTCAAATCGCTTCTTTTAAATGTACAGAGTGCCATTCAGAACCTTTATCAAAAATAAAAGGAAAAGATTATAAAAAAGCCCATTGGAATATTAAAATTGCCCATGCAAATAAAAATGCTATGAATTGTGTAACCTGCCACAACTCTAATAATATGGATGAATTGCACAGTATTACTGGCGAAAAAATAGATTTTAACAAAAGTTACAATCTTTGTAGCCAATGCCATACATCGCAATTTGAAGATTGGAAAGGTGGTGCACATGGAAAACGTATTGGAGGCTGGGCACCACCAAGAGCTTCTATGACCTGTGTAAGTTGTCACGATCCTCATAAACCCTCTTTTGAAACAAGATTGCCTGTGCAATTTAATTCTAGAGTAGAAAAAGAAAGAAACAAATAA
- a CDS encoding multiheme c-type cytochrome, which translates to MKKRFGIISFFVLLFIGFILNWNYSYYKGQEEAYMPIESKKEIPIPTEIGIFKGSEFSLDYANMPVDENHQRTLETYYDNRAFYGAPPYIPHPVSEKKTMGGKDCLKCHQNGGFVAKFNAYTPITPHPNFVNCKQCHVSKETNSLFKGTNATKFDVPKIGVNNALLGSPPTIPHQLQLRENCLSCHAGPTAPKEIRVTHPERVNCRQCHVLNNKITEDIGIFIKKNNINE; encoded by the coding sequence ATGAAAAAGAGATTTGGAATCATATCGTTTTTCGTACTCCTTTTTATAGGCTTTATTCTAAATTGGAATTACAGCTACTATAAAGGACAAGAAGAAGCTTACATGCCTATAGAAAGTAAAAAGGAAATCCCAATTCCTACTGAAATTGGTATTTTTAAAGGTTCAGAGTTTTCTTTAGACTATGCAAATATGCCTGTAGATGAAAACCATCAAAGAACATTAGAAACCTATTATGATAATCGAGCTTTTTATGGTGCACCTCCATACATTCCACATCCTGTAAGTGAGAAAAAAACGATGGGTGGCAAAGACTGTTTAAAATGCCATCAAAATGGTGGTTTTGTAGCAAAATTTAATGCCTATACTCCTATTACACCTCATCCAAACTTTGTGAATTGCAAACAATGTCATGTAAGTAAAGAAACAAATTCGTTATTTAAAGGCACAAATGCTACAAAGTTTGATGTTCCTAAAATTGGAGTTAACAATGCGTTGTTAGGCAGTCCACCTACAATACCTCATCAATTGCAATTAAGAGAAAATTGTTTGTCTTGTCATGCAGGGCCAACAGCTCCTAAAGAAATTAGAGTTACACATCCAGAAAGAGTAAACTGCAGACAATGCCATGTTTTAAATAATAAAATAACAGAAGATATTGGAATTTTCATTAAAAAAAACAACATCAATGAATAA
- the dsrP gene encoding sulfate reduction electron transfer complex DsrMKJOP subunit DsrP: MRIAKVLISLIKDSLKVITTGSLKYHLWMGFLTLIMLIGMYCYSIQLEHGLSVTGMTDRVSWGLYISNFTFLVGVAAAAVMLVMPTYILKDVDFKQAVLIGEGLAVAALIMCLAFVVADMGGPSVLWHMIPGLGVFNFPDSMLAWDVIVLNGYLFLNISIPFYILFRHYQGKESNPKVYIPGSILSVFWAVGIHLVTAFLYQGLQARPFWNNALLGPRFLASAFAAGPALIILVLAVIRSNTAFIIKDKTINKIAIIVTVAAQINLIMLISELFKEFYFPTHHSESAYYLFFGLEGKTALLPWIWTAISLNVIATIMLTFHKLRNNYRFLYASCFMLFVAIWIEKGFGLIVPGFIPGPYGKISEYTPTGIEIGVTIGIWALGAFIFTMLARTAIEIELGKLRFKKKK; encoded by the coding sequence ATGAGAATAGCAAAAGTACTGATCAGTTTAATAAAAGATAGCCTGAAAGTAATTACAACAGGCTCTTTAAAATATCATTTATGGATGGGATTTTTAACGCTCATTATGTTAATTGGTATGTATTGTTATTCCATTCAGTTAGAGCATGGTTTAAGTGTAACTGGTATGACCGATCGTGTAAGTTGGGGTTTATACATCTCTAACTTTACATTTCTTGTGGGAGTTGCAGCTGCTGCTGTAATGTTGGTAATGCCTACGTATATTTTAAAAGATGTAGATTTTAAACAAGCTGTTTTAATAGGAGAAGGTTTGGCTGTTGCAGCCTTAATAATGTGCTTGGCATTTGTAGTGGCAGATATGGGAGGCCCATCAGTTTTATGGCACATGATTCCAGGACTTGGTGTTTTTAACTTCCCAGATTCTATGCTTGCTTGGGATGTTATTGTACTTAATGGCTATTTATTTTTAAATATTTCCATTCCTTTTTACATTCTGTTTAGGCATTATCAAGGTAAAGAATCAAACCCAAAAGTGTATATTCCAGGATCTATATTATCAGTTTTTTGGGCTGTAGGTATTCACTTAGTAACAGCTTTCTTATACCAAGGTTTACAAGCAAGACCTTTTTGGAACAACGCTTTATTAGGCCCACGTTTTTTAGCATCTGCTTTTGCAGCTGGTCCTGCACTTATCATTTTAGTGTTAGCAGTTATAAGATCTAATACTGCATTTATAATTAAAGATAAAACCATCAATAAAATAGCAATTATAGTAACTGTTGCTGCTCAAATTAATTTAATAATGTTGATTTCTGAACTCTTTAAAGAATTCTATTTCCCTACACATCATAGTGAAAGTGCGTATTATTTATTCTTTGGTTTAGAAGGCAAAACAGCACTATTACCTTGGATTTGGACAGCCATATCTCTAAATGTTATTGCTACAATAATGCTTACTTTTCATAAGTTAAGAAACAATTATAGGTTTTTGTACGCTTCTTGTTTTATGCTCTTTGTAGCCATTTGGATAGAAAAAGGGTTCGGACTTATTGTACCTGGTTTTATTCCTGGACCTTATGGAAAAATATCAGAATATACACCAACAGGTATAGAAATTGGTGTAACCATTGGTATTTGGGCTTTGGGCGCATTTATATTTACAATGTTAGCAAGAACAGCTATTGAAATTGAATTAGGAAAATTGAGGTTTAAGAAAAAAAAGTAG
- a CDS encoding IS1182 family transposase, whose product MQGTKIYQEKLFNNFQLSSRVPKTNFYRRLSVVLKLDFLRNQTKLYYGNCGQKSIDPIVFFKLCLVGYLENIISDRKLIEHCSMRMDILYFLGYDIDEVLPWHSTVSRTRQLYPESVFETLFTHVFKMCFDKGMVSGHTQAIDSAPVKANASMDSLELKVPASDLESHLASVRQISERDKAVYRKAKENKASLEQQTITANKKQLDSITARNKRWSITQDHRPGAGNKGSRYTSNKTHYSPTDPDARISVKPGKARKLNYMSQLSVDTGHHVISDVQAYHADHKDSQCLEDISERLSNRLNSFGLVWENCVADTGYSSGEVYAYLETKGLKSFIPPHGTYKGGPDNFKYYSIPDLYLCPQGKVIPFKKVFFESKNNTKKKEYRASSKICIDCPLKGSCLGKSKEKKFTVTFYRDEYERNNQRINSRQGRYMKGKRQSTVEPVFGTLTQFLGLRKINTIGIKQANKVMHLSAIAYNLKKYLKFVNKKVKSGVKTPRLTFLYKNFFIPVIYSVLRPLKFRFIYC is encoded by the coding sequence ATGCAAGGCACAAAAATATACCAAGAAAAACTGTTCAATAATTTTCAGTTGAGCAGTCGAGTTCCTAAGACCAATTTTTATCGTCGTTTATCTGTAGTTTTAAAGTTAGATTTTTTAAGGAATCAGACGAAATTGTACTATGGTAACTGCGGACAAAAAAGTATTGATCCTATCGTTTTTTTTAAACTCTGTTTAGTCGGGTATTTAGAAAACATCATAAGCGACCGTAAGTTAATCGAGCATTGTAGCATGCGTATGGATATCCTTTATTTTTTAGGCTATGACATAGATGAAGTTCTTCCTTGGCATTCTACAGTAAGTAGAACGCGTCAATTGTATCCAGAATCTGTATTTGAAACTTTATTTACTCATGTTTTTAAAATGTGTTTTGATAAAGGTATGGTTAGCGGACACACCCAAGCCATTGATTCAGCTCCTGTAAAAGCCAATGCTAGTATGGACAGTTTAGAACTTAAAGTACCTGCATCAGATTTAGAATCTCACTTAGCTTCTGTGCGTCAAATTAGCGAGCGAGATAAAGCGGTTTATCGCAAAGCAAAAGAAAACAAAGCAAGTTTAGAACAACAAACTATTACAGCCAACAAAAAACAATTAGATAGTATTACTGCAAGAAATAAGCGCTGGTCAATCACACAAGATCATCGTCCAGGGGCAGGTAATAAAGGCTCTAGATACACGAGTAATAAAACGCATTACAGTCCAACAGACCCTGATGCTCGAATCAGCGTTAAACCAGGAAAAGCTAGAAAATTAAATTACATGAGTCAGCTTAGTGTAGACACGGGACATCATGTTATTTCGGATGTTCAGGCTTACCATGCAGACCATAAAGACAGTCAATGTTTAGAAGATATTAGCGAGCGATTATCAAATCGATTAAACAGCTTTGGTTTAGTTTGGGAGAACTGCGTAGCCGACACTGGATATAGTAGTGGTGAAGTATATGCGTATTTAGAAACAAAAGGATTAAAAAGTTTTATTCCTCCACATGGCACGTACAAAGGAGGGCCAGATAATTTTAAATATTACAGCATCCCAGATTTGTATCTGTGTCCACAAGGCAAGGTTATTCCCTTTAAGAAAGTGTTTTTTGAAAGTAAGAATAACACTAAGAAAAAGGAATACAGAGCTTCGAGTAAAATCTGTATAGACTGCCCATTAAAAGGGAGTTGTTTAGGGAAATCGAAAGAGAAAAAGTTTACAGTTACCTTTTATAGAGATGAATATGAACGCAATAATCAAAGAATAAATAGCCGACAAGGTAGGTATATGAAAGGTAAGCGGCAAAGTACTGTAGAGCCTGTTTTTGGAACACTTACACAGTTTCTAGGACTAAGGAAAATAAATACTATCGGAATCAAACAAGCTAACAAAGTAATGCACCTGTCTGCTATTGCTTATAATTTGAAGAAGTATCTAAAATTTGTCAATAAAAAGGTAAAAAGCGGGGTAAAAACCCCACGATTAACCTTTTTATATAAAAACTTCTTTATACCGGTAATTTACTCGGTTTTAAGACCACTAAAATTTAGATTTATATACTGCTAA
- a CDS encoding 4Fe-4S dicluster domain-containing protein translates to MSLFEKYFKLNLNSATKQQSSGGCGCGSSSGGGCNSQPQEVVQEKTACGCGNSEGSCGSHEQKQELPISDQEFFDGAVNAAIGDERHKDGFDQVFDVKMDRRTAFRKLTASLLIGAGAVATSCSTVTSSESKEKAQIDWEEQFKGNYKLMTDSEKEKTVDRLVRSYQLRTGKNLTMSSKNAEEDVLFGYAFNISKCQGYMNCVTACVEENNQDRNSEMQYIRIHEMEDGKGLNFNEADDNYYHEVPAEGHFYMGTQCFHCDNPPCVDVCPVQATWREDDGLVVIDYDWCIGCRYCMAACPYDGRRFNWSKPEVPEAEINKDQHYLGNRMRKKGVMEKCTFCVQRSRAGKNPACVEACPTGARIFGNLLDPDSTIRWVLENKKVFRLKEDLGTEPKFWYFMD, encoded by the coding sequence ATGAGCTTATTTGAAAAATATTTTAAGTTGAATTTAAATAGCGCTACCAAACAGCAATCTTCTGGAGGTTGTGGTTGTGGAAGTAGTTCTGGTGGTGGTTGTAATTCTCAGCCACAAGAAGTTGTGCAAGAAAAAACGGCTTGTGGTTGTGGAAATAGTGAAGGTAGTTGTGGTTCTCATGAACAAAAACAAGAATTACCAATAAGCGACCAAGAGTTTTTTGATGGTGCAGTAAATGCCGCTATTGGAGATGAACGTCATAAAGATGGTTTTGATCAGGTTTTTGATGTAAAAATGGATCGAAGAACAGCTTTTAGAAAATTAACAGCAAGTTTATTAATTGGAGCTGGTGCAGTTGCTACTTCTTGCAGTACTGTAACTTCTAGTGAATCAAAAGAAAAAGCACAAATAGACTGGGAAGAACAGTTTAAAGGAAACTATAAGTTAATGACGGATTCCGAAAAAGAAAAAACTGTAGATAGATTGGTGCGTTCTTATCAATTAAGAACGGGTAAAAACCTAACTATGTCCTCTAAAAATGCTGAAGAAGATGTGCTTTTTGGCTATGCTTTCAACATCTCTAAGTGCCAAGGGTATATGAATTGTGTAACTGCATGTGTAGAAGAAAATAACCAAGATAGGAATTCTGAAATGCAATACATCAGAATTCATGAAATGGAAGATGGAAAAGGATTAAACTTTAACGAGGCTGATGATAATTATTATCATGAAGTTCCTGCAGAAGGGCATTTTTACATGGGTACACAGTGTTTTCATTGTGATAATCCTCCTTGTGTTGATGTTTGTCCTGTTCAAGCAACTTGGAGAGAAGATGATGGTTTGGTTGTAATTGATTACGATTGGTGTATTGGATGTAGATATTGTATGGCAGCTTGTCCTTATGATGGTCGTCGTTTTAATTGGAGCAAACCAGAAGTTCCAGAAGCAGAAATAAACAAAGATCAGCACTATCTTGGAAACAGAATGCGTAAAAAAGGTGTCATGGAAAAATGTACTTTTTGTGTACAAAGATCTAGAGCTGGCAAAAATCCTGCTTGTGTAGAAGCTTGCCCAACAGGTGCAAGAATTTTCGGAAACTTGTTAGATCCAGATAGCACCATTCGTTGGGTATTAGAAAACAAAAAAGTATTTAGATTAAAAGAAGATTTAGGTACAGAACCTAAGTTTTGGTATTTTATGGATTAA